Proteins encoded by one window of Planktothrix tepida PCC 9214:
- the aroF gene encoding 3-deoxy-7-phosphoheptulonate synthase: protein MIIVMKVGTPEAEIERLNADLNTSWGLSPEKIVGKHKVVIGLVGETADLDPLQLREMSPFIEDVLRVEKPYKRVSRTYRQGEASEVTVPTPAGDVTFSEHHPLVVVAGPCSVENEEMIIETAKRVKAAGAKFLRGGAFKPRTSPYAFQGHGESALGLLAAAREATGLGIITELMDAEDLEKLGEVADIIQIGARNMQNFSLLKKVGAQDKPVLLKRGMSATIEEWLMAAEYILAGGNQNVILCERGVRGFDRQYTRNTLDLSVIPVLRSLTHLPIMIDPSHGIGVAEYVPSMAMASIAAGTDSLMIEVHPNPAKALSDGPQSLTPDRFDHLMQELSVIGKAVGRWPKELAVVG from the coding sequence ATGATTATAGTAATGAAAGTCGGCACACCGGAAGCCGAAATTGAACGTTTAAATGCAGATCTCAACACCAGTTGGGGATTATCACCGGAAAAAATTGTTGGTAAACACAAAGTGGTGATTGGGTTAGTCGGTGAAACGGCAGACCTTGACCCCTTGCAACTGCGGGAAATGAGTCCTTTCATTGAGGATGTCTTACGGGTCGAAAAACCCTATAAACGGGTCAGTCGCACCTATCGTCAAGGAGAAGCCAGCGAAGTTACCGTTCCAACTCCGGCTGGAGATGTTACCTTTAGCGAACACCATCCCCTCGTGGTCGTTGCTGGGCCTTGCTCAGTGGAAAACGAAGAGATGATTATTGAAACCGCTAAACGAGTGAAAGCCGCTGGTGCTAAATTCCTGCGGGGTGGAGCCTTTAAGCCTCGTACCTCTCCTTATGCGTTTCAAGGACACGGGGAAAGCGCCCTAGGGTTATTAGCAGCGGCACGGGAAGCCACCGGACTCGGTATTATTACGGAGTTAATGGATGCTGAAGATTTGGAAAAATTAGGAGAAGTCGCCGATATTATTCAAATTGGCGCTCGCAATATGCAGAACTTCTCTTTGTTGAAAAAAGTGGGAGCTCAAGATAAACCTGTTCTGCTAAAACGGGGAATGTCTGCCACCATTGAAGAATGGTTAATGGCCGCAGAATATATTCTCGCAGGCGGAAACCAAAACGTGATTTTATGCGAACGGGGCGTTCGGGGTTTTGACCGTCAATATACCCGGAATACTCTGGATTTATCCGTGATTCCCGTATTGCGATCGCTGACTCACTTACCAATTATGATCGATCCCAGTCATGGGATTGGTGTCGCAGAATACGTTCCCTCTATGGCGATGGCTTCCATTGCCGCCGGAACCGATTCTTTAATGATTGAAGTCCATCCCAACCCAGCAAAAGCCTTGTCCGATGGCCCTCAATCTCTAACCCCAGATCGGTTTGACCACTTAATGCAAGAACTGTCTGTGATTGGTAAAGCGGTAGGCCGTTGGCCGAAAGAACTGGCTGTTGTCGGTTAA
- a CDS encoding PAM68 family protein encodes MSSERPPARPAFEPRKNRKKNNKATSKPPVKAASDPKSTKPDQKVKATASSSQPQPQKTKDTKRRYTREETAIPEQVSQRMLSRMVVLAGLPLLMGLGTFIGSYFVITQDLFLFPHSIVVMISMGFFGLSVVGLSYGVLSASWDEDISGSVLGWQEFKLNLGRMQDGWKAARQKNQKN; translated from the coding sequence ATGTCCTCTGAACGTCCTCCCGCACGTCCCGCCTTTGAACCGAGGAAAAATCGCAAAAAAAATAATAAAGCGACATCAAAACCTCCTGTTAAGGCGGCTTCAGATCCTAAATCGACAAAACCTGATCAAAAGGTCAAGGCGACTGCTTCCTCTTCCCAACCTCAACCCCAAAAAACGAAAGACACTAAGCGTCGTTATACCCGTGAAGAAACGGCAATTCCAGAGCAAGTCAGTCAACGGATGCTCTCTCGAATGGTCGTTTTAGCGGGACTACCTTTGCTGATGGGCTTAGGAACATTCATTGGGAGTTATTTTGTAATTACCCAAGACTTGTTTCTCTTTCCCCATAGCATTGTTGTGATGATTAGTATGGGTTTTTTTGGGTTAAGTGTCGTGGGTTTAAGCTATGGCGTTCTGTCAGCATCCTGGGATGAAGACATCTCAGGAAGTGTTTTAGGCTGGCAAGAATTTAAACTGAATTTAGGGCGAATGCAGGACGGATGGAAAGCTGCACGGCAAAAAAATCAGAAAAATTAA
- the rpsO gene encoding 30S ribosomal protein S15, whose amino-acid sequence MALTQQRKQEIMSEHQTHETDTGSCEVQVAMLTERINKLSEHLKINKKDHSSRRGLLLMIGRRKRLLSFLQGQDRERYKALIARLGIRG is encoded by the coding sequence ATGGCTCTCACACAGCAGCGTAAACAAGAAATCATGTCCGAGCACCAAACCCATGAAACCGATACCGGTTCCTGTGAAGTGCAAGTGGCAATGCTGACAGAACGAATTAATAAACTCAGCGAACACTTAAAAATCAATAAAAAAGATCACTCCTCTCGGCGTGGACTTTTACTCATGATTGGCCGTCGCAAACGTCTGTTAAGCTTCTTACAAGGTCAAGATAGAGAACGCTATAAAGCCTTAATTGCACGTCTGGGTATTCGGGGTTAG
- a CDS encoding tetratricopeptide repeat protein — translation MLIAIAQVSQQNQELKQIAEQGFETIIGFLEQGQSKIQPISFSLNTTPPAVNYWQGREQDLAIVNGWLDDENNKLGVIVAIAGMGKSTLAAKVFNDRTDFVDKLWLDLSQRPLFSIVAQGILTQFGKLSPDQLKEIEETRLIEVLIHCLQQQRFLLVLDNLESVLQDEGYQNFLQHWLGKCHQTEILVTTQVVPNLVQDKPTELALEGLSATEGRQLLQNLDIGGTEAELGAFVAGVNGHPLTLRLVAGLLNGEIGEGATIGDLASLGIADVGELMGRLQGFHRQEAVQLVAVLDASFNHLSEKLQRVLLSLVVLRGGFDGVTATAISGETVTDKELRELGKRGFLASETKGVYTFLPLILEYLKYRVGDLRGAHLKAIQFYLSRFKSRDQWQTVEDVREYLEVFYHWCELGEYKAAFDVIQDGDNVNNFLNLRGNNQLLAELYQELVEHLTDKQDWLYTASLTSLGNIYNSLGRYKEAISYCQQSLEIYREIGDRGGEASSLCNLGIAYNCLGRYEDAISYHQQSLEIRREIGNRRGEADSLYNLGNDYNSLGRYEEAISCYQXIETG, via the coding sequence ATGCTCATCGCCATAGCACAAGTTAGTCAACAGAATCAAGAGTTAAAACAAATAGCAGAACAGGGCTTTGAGACTATTATCGGCTTCTTGGAGCAAGGCCAATCGAAAATTCAACCCATTTCCTTTAGTCTAAATACCACACCCCCGGCTGTGAACTATTGGCAAGGGCGAGAACAAGATTTAGCCATTGTTAACGGTTGGTTAGACGATGAAAATAATAAACTGGGTGTGATTGTGGCGATCGCAGGGATGGGAAAATCAACCCTGGCGGCAAAAGTCTTTAACGATAGAACCGATTTTGTTGATAAATTGTGGCTAGATTTAAGCCAACGTCCCCTATTCTCGATTGTCGCCCAGGGAATTTTAACCCAGTTTGGAAAACTGTCTCCAGACCAGTTAAAAGAAATTGAAGAAACTCGTTTAATCGAGGTTTTAATCCACTGTCTGCAACAACAACGGTTTTTACTGGTATTAGATAATCTGGAATCCGTGCTCCAAGATGAAGGCTATCAGAATTTCTTGCAACACTGGCTAGGGAAATGTCATCAGACAGAAATTCTGGTGACGACCCAAGTTGTGCCGAATTTGGTACAGGATAAACCCACAGAATTAGCCCTAGAGGGACTTTCAGCAACGGAAGGAAGACAATTACTTCAAAATTTAGACATTGGAGGGACAGAGGCGGAATTAGGGGCTTTTGTGGCTGGGGTGAATGGCCATCCTCTGACCTTGCGACTGGTGGCGGGGTTACTGAATGGGGAAATCGGCGAAGGGGCGACTATTGGGGATTTAGCTTCATTAGGAATAGCCGATGTCGGGGAGTTGATGGGGCGGTTACAGGGATTCCACCGTCAGGAGGCGGTGCAGTTGGTAGCCGTGTTGGATGCCAGTTTTAACCATTTATCGGAGAAGTTACAACGGGTGTTGTTGTCCTTGGTGGTGTTGCGTGGGGGGTTTGATGGGGTGACGGCGACGGCTATTTCTGGGGAAACGGTGACGGATAAGGAATTGCGGGAGTTAGGGAAACGGGGATTTTTGGCGTCGGAAACCAAGGGAGTTTATACGTTTTTGCCCTTGATTTTGGAGTATCTCAAGTATCGGGTGGGGGATTTAAGGGGAGCGCATTTGAAGGCAATTCAATTTTATCTGAGTCGGTTTAAATCCCGTGACCAGTGGCAGACGGTGGAGGATGTGCGGGAATATTTGGAGGTGTTTTATCATTGGTGCGAGTTGGGGGAATATAAAGCAGCGTTTGATGTGATTCAGGATGGGGATAATGTTAATAACTTCCTCAACTTACGCGGTAACAACCAACTCCTGGCTGAACTCTATCAGGAATTGGTCGAACATCTCACCGATAAGCAAGACTGGCTATATACTGCCTCTTTAACTTCGTTAGGCAATATTTACAATTCCCTAGGACGCTACAAAGAAGCGATATCCTATTGTCAGCAATCTCTGGAAATTTACCGAGAGATTGGGGATAGAGGGGGGGAAGCTAGTTCTTTATGCAATTTAGGCATTGCTTACAATTGCTTAGGACGTTACGAAGATGCTATATCCTATCACCAGCAATCTCTGGAAATTCGACGAGAGATTGGGAATAGAAGAGGGGAAGCTGATTCTTTATACAATTTAGGTAATGATTACAATTCCCTAGGACGCTACGAAGAAGCGATATCCTGTTACCAGCNGATAGAGACGGGATAG
- a CDS encoding tetratricopeptide repeat protein — protein MAGSLCNLGNVYNFLGRYEEAISYYQQSLDIQPEIRNRLWEANSLNNLGNAYNCLGRYEDAISYHQQSLEIDREIGNXQRLQLPRMLRRSDILLPAISGNSTRDW, from the coding sequence ATAGCTGGTTCTTTATGCAATTTAGGCAATGTTTACAATTTCCTAGGACGTTACGAAGAAGCGATATCCTATTACCAGCAATCTCTGGATATTCAACCAGAGATTAGGAATAGACTGTGGGAAGCTAATTCTTTAAACAATTTAGGCAATGCTTACAATTGCTTAGGACGTTACGAAGATGCTATATCCTATCACCAGCAATCTCTGGAAATTGACCGAGAGATTGGGAATAGNCAGCGCTTACAATTACCTAGGATGCTACGAAGAAGCGATATCCTGTTACCAGCAATCTCTGGAAATTCGACGAGAGATTGGTAA
- a CDS encoding tetratricopeptide repeat protein: MGIXSAYNYLGCYEEAISCYQQSLEIRREIGNRGGEADSLYNLGNDYNSLGRYEEAISCYQQSLEIYREIEDRQAIAISLFYLGNAYNSLGRYEDAISYLQQSLEIQREIGDRREVADSLLVLGNLYHKTGRIKEGFAASQQAQLIYQELDLSLDANPSYPNWMKKIAKFAQRNKFNLILCFIIGVFAFPFALIWIILLMLYGIIRSRFPHR, from the coding sequence TTGGGAATAGNCAGCGCTTACAATTACCTAGGATGCTACGAAGAAGCGATATCCTGTTACCAGCAATCTCTGGAAATTCGACGAGAGATTGGTAATAGAGGAGGGGAAGCTGATTCTTTATACAATTTAGGTAATGATTACAATTCCCTAGGACGCTACGAAGAAGCGATATCCTGTTACCAGCAATCTCTGGAAATTTACCGAGAGATTGAGGATAGACAGGCGATAGCTATTTCTTTATTCTATTTAGGTAATGCTTACAATTCCCTAGGACGCTACGAAGATGCTATATCCTATCTCCAGCAATCTCTGGAAATTCAACGAGAGATAGGGGATAGACGGGAGGTAGCTGATTCTCTACTCGTTTTAGGTAATTTATATCACAAAACAGGCAGAATCAAAGAAGGATTTGCTGCTTCTCAGCAAGCACAATTAATTTACCAAGAATTAGATTTATCTCTTGATGCTAACCCTTCTTATCCTAATTGGATGAAAAAAATTGCTAAATTCGCCCAACGCAACAAATTTAATCTGATTTTGTGTTTTATTATTGGTGTTTTTGCCTTCCCCTTTGCCCTCATTTGGATTATTTTGCTTATGCTCTACGGTATTATTCGCAGTCGATTCCCCCATCGTTAA
- a CDS encoding DUF6036 family nucleotidyltransferase encodes MRYLVIGGYAVAIHGHPRYTKDIDIWIEMKPDNAENLVKALDEFGFGTLNLKPEDFLEADQIIQLGYPPSRIDLLTTPDGVDFQTCYQTRIEITVNDVIVKFIDLENLRKNKLASGRNQDLADLENLQD; translated from the coding sequence GTGCGATATCTAGTAATTGGAGGTTATGCCGTTGCTATTCATGGTCATCCTCGTTATACTAAAGACATTGATATCTGGATTGAAATGAAACCAGATAATGCAGAAAATTTGGTAAAAGCTTTAGATGAATTTGGGTTTGGTACATTAAACTTAAAACCAGAAGACTTTCTTGAAGCCGATCAAATTATCCAATTAGGCTACCCACCAAGCCGGATTGATTTATTAACAACTCCCGATGGTGTTGATTTCCAAACCTGCTATCAAACACGCATTGAAATTACAGTTAATGATGTAATTGTAAAATTCATAGATTTGGAAAATCTCAGAAAAAACAAACTCGCATCAGGAAGAAATCAAGACCTTGCAGATCTCGAAAATTTACAAGATTAA
- the ruvA gene encoding Holliday junction branch migration protein RuvA — protein MIGSLTGIIADIQKGNANRVTLLLNVNNVGYELQILPRMRMELPPLGETTQIFTHLQVREDQMVLYGFSSMAERDLFRQLISVSGIGTQLAIALLDTLGLQDLIQAIVGGNTRVLAKTPGVGNKTAERIALELKTKLSEWRNQAGLLSSPSGIAPHIQEEVEMTLLALGYTGAEVMQALQAISQDSSLVKQTNSDEWIRSAIAWLSQGT, from the coding sequence ATGATTGGCTCTCTCACAGGGATCATCGCAGATATTCAGAAAGGAAATGCAAATCGAGTTACGTTATTACTGAATGTTAATAACGTCGGATACGAACTGCAAATTTTACCTCGCATGAGAATGGAATTACCCCCCTTGGGCGAGACCACACAAATCTTCACTCACCTACAAGTTCGAGAAGATCAAATGGTTTTGTATGGTTTTTCTAGTATGGCTGAACGGGATTTATTTCGCCAATTAATTAGCGTTAGTGGTATTGGGACTCAACTGGCCATCGCCCTTCTGGATACTCTGGGACTTCAAGATCTCATTCAAGCCATCGTCGGGGGTAATACTCGTGTTTTAGCTAAAACCCCAGGCGTCGGAAACAAAACCGCAGAACGCATCGCCCTGGAACTCAAAACCAAACTCTCGGAATGGCGAAATCAAGCGGGACTCCTTTCCTCTCCCTCTGGAATAGCCCCCCACATTCAGGAAGAAGTCGAAATGACCTTACTCGCCCTCGGTTACACAGGTGCTGAAGTCATGCAAGCGTTACAAGCCATCAGTCAAGATTCTAGCTTAGTTAAACAAACAAATTCTGACGAATGGATCAGGAGTGCGATCGCTTGGCTAAGTCAAGGAACTTGA
- a CDS encoding ATP-binding protein, translating to MSKRLLKRWVNQIARAVPLRSILVVPFVLQTFIAVGLTGWLSLRNGQEAVNEVATQLRQEISNKIEQHLDYYLKFPVFINKIDSEAIYHRHFNINDLASIEEHLLNIIQLFPNVNSILFASEEKVFIEARKLSDNQIVLFSSSSDTNFSLFYYNLDSKWNKIKSYKMIDNLDPRQELWYKNIINGKGKTVWSKVSEDLEFEDELAIIQGIALYDENQNLLGITGVKISLNHINQFLQNLRIGQSGQTFILDQSGKLIASSSPEIKASFQSKNSVSYQQNLIQSTMQFLFNNFRDFKQIKTTQNLCFKLNGEQQFVQVVPFNDSSGLQWLIVVVIPESDFMDKIYENTRITILLCITALFVAILLGSITSRWVTQSIQSMSQAASAISQGDWNKIVIGRTKELFDLAQLFNKMAKQLQLSFTALKQREANLTEAQKLAHIGSWEWDLRTHNFTCSDELLRILGQEDNDLTFHHYYQLIHLDDQYTYQEMIHQAIEEGYSFELDYRMIRIDGSIRYVYGKGQPTVNSQGKTIRLLGTVMDISERKLAEKALKNSEAELKQKTQQLEQTLEELQKTQAHLIQSEKMSSLGQLVAGIAHEINNPVSFIYGNIIFAKEYAENLIELIEIYKHSYQPNSEVIEKTEAIDLEYLLQDFPKLIDSMKMGADRIQCIVKSLRNFSRLDESPIKNIDIHEGLENTLLILQSRLKNSVEKASIEIIKDYGNLPKVECYAGLLNQVFMNILVNAIDATEEYNSHRSELELQKHPSWIKIKTEFIQSQPLASSGLYSRFNRFQIVAQDSIRIRIQDNGPGISESTQKRLFDPFFTTKPLGKGTGLGLSISYQIITEKHRGQLQCLSETGVGTEFIITIPVSQSHA from the coding sequence ATGTCAAAAAGATTACTGAAAAGATGGGTAAATCAAATTGCTAGAGCCGTTCCTCTGCGATCAATTCTTGTTGTTCCTTTTGTTCTACAAACTTTTATTGCAGTGGGTTTAACAGGATGGTTATCCCTGCGAAATGGTCAAGAAGCTGTTAATGAAGTCGCAACCCAACTTCGCCAGGAAATTAGTAATAAAATAGAACAACATCTTGATTATTATCTGAAATTTCCTGTTTTTATTAATAAAATTGATTCTGAAGCCATTTATCACCGTCATTTTAATATTAATGATTTGGCTTCCATTGAAGAGCATTTATTGAATATAATTCAATTATTTCCTAACGTTAATTCAATTTTATTCGCTTCCGAGGAAAAAGTATTTATAGAAGCTCGAAAGCTATCGGATAATCAAATTGTTCTCTTTAGTTCAAGCTCAGATACTAATTTTTCTTTATTTTACTATAACTTGGATTCCAAGTGGAATAAAATAAAGAGTTATAAAATGATAGATAATCTTGATCCGCGTCAAGAATTATGGTACAAAAATATTATTAATGGAAAAGGTAAAACAGTTTGGAGTAAAGTTTCTGAAGATTTAGAGTTTGAGGATGAATTAGCAATCATACAAGGAATTGCCCTTTATGATGAAAACCAAAATCTACTAGGGATCACAGGCGTTAAAATTTCTTTAAATCATATTAATCAGTTTTTACAAAATTTAAGAATTGGTCAATCAGGACAGACTTTTATTTTAGATCAAAGTGGGAAATTAATTGCAAGTTCTAGTCCTGAAATAAAAGCTTCATTTCAGTCTAAAAATTCTGTAAGTTATCAACAGAATTTAATTCAATCAACGATGCAATTCTTATTTAATAACTTTAGGGATTTCAAACAAATTAAAACCACTCAAAATCTGTGTTTTAAATTAAATGGAGAGCAACAATTTGTTCAGGTTGTCCCTTTTAATGATTCCTCTGGATTGCAATGGTTAATCGTTGTGGTTATTCCTGAATCAGATTTTATGGATAAAATCTATGAAAATACTCGAATTACTATTTTACTCTGTATTACAGCTTTATTTGTTGCCATTTTATTGGGTTCAATTACGTCTCGTTGGGTGACCCAATCAATTCAATCTATGAGTCAAGCCGCTTCAGCAATTTCTCAAGGAGACTGGAATAAAATTGTTATCGGAAGAACCAAGGAATTATTTGATTTAGCTCAACTTTTCAATAAAATGGCAAAGCAATTACAGCTTTCTTTTACTGCGTTAAAACAAAGAGAAGCGAATCTAACTGAAGCTCAAAAATTAGCTCATATTGGAAGTTGGGAATGGGATTTAAGAACCCACAATTTTACTTGTTCTGATGAGTTATTAAGGATTTTAGGACAAGAAGATAATGATTTAACATTTCATCACTATTATCAACTCATTCATCTTGATGATCAATACACCTATCAAGAGATGATTCATCAAGCCATTGAAGAAGGATATAGTTTTGAATTAGATTATCGGATGATTAGGATAGATGGGTCTATTCGATATGTCTATGGAAAAGGTCAACCAACCGTTAATTCCCAAGGAAAAACAATTCGATTGTTGGGAACGGTTATGGATATTAGTGAACGAAAATTAGCAGAAAAAGCACTCAAAAATTCGGAAGCGGAATTAAAACAAAAAACCCAGCAACTTGAACAAACCTTAGAAGAACTTCAAAAAACCCAAGCGCATTTGATTCAAAGTGAAAAAATGTCAAGTTTAGGTCAGTTAGTGGCTGGAATTGCCCATGAAATTAATAATCCGGTGAGTTTTATTTATGGTAATATTATTTTTGCCAAAGAATATGCCGAAAATTTAATTGAATTGATTGAAATTTATAAACACAGTTATCAACCCAACTCAGAAGTGATTGAAAAAACTGAAGCCATCGATTTAGAGTATTTATTACAGGATTTTCCTAAATTAATTGATTCTATGAAAATGGGTGCAGATCGAATTCAGTGTATTGTTAAATCCTTAAGAAATTTTTCTCGTTTAGATGAATCACCGATTAAAAATATTGATATTCATGAAGGTTTAGAAAACACGTTATTGATTTTGCAAAGTCGCCTAAAAAATTCTGTTGAGAAAGCTTCCATTGAAATTATTAAAGATTATGGTAATCTTCCCAAAGTGGAATGTTATGCTGGGTTATTAAATCAAGTTTTTATGAATATTTTAGTCAATGCCATTGATGCAACGGAAGAATATAATAGCCACCGTTCAGAATTAGAACTTCAGAAACACCCCTCATGGATTAAAATTAAAACTGAATTTATTCAAAGTCAGCCTTTAGCTTCTTCAGGATTATATTCTCGATTTAACCGCTTTCAAATCGTGGCTCAGGATAGTATTAGAATTAGAATTCAAGATAATGGCCCCGGAATTTCTGAATCCACTCAAAAACGGCTTTTTGATCCCTTCTTTACAACAAAACCGTTAGGAAAAGGAACGGGATTAGGATTATCAATTAGTTATCAAATTATTACGGAAAAACATCGAGGTCAATTACAATGTTTATCGGAAACAGGAGTGGGAACCGAATTTATTATTACAATTCCTGTGTCTCAAAGTCACGCTTAA
- a CDS encoding MFS transporter produces the protein MGFRRNRFLGWLPQLNPQIFILAIGRLLSQTGTGFTLFYAPIFFVNQVGLSSTAVGLSLGLAQISGILGRFLAGSLCDSPRWGRRFTLLISAVISAISSFILAVANDFTGVVLGNLLLGLGIGLYWPATEAVVADLTTGKQRNEAYALTRLGDNVGLQLGIILGGLIISTSGNYRALFIIDGISFIVFFGVIFAAIQETNTTLNQSQTEQKGWGANWWVALRDRTLLIYVIVNIMFTIYISQINSTLPLYFNKFVQGGLSAGVISWLFIGYTAISVIFLLPISRWLNRFSHSQALSISALLWGVGYIVIAWTGMVENQALILASLGLGILAIAVVCYTPASASLVADLAPDSLRGIYLAINAQCWGIGYLIGPPLGGWALDQSPEIVYNFWVSLAFSIIIALFILKILDRKIKLQKQVNLKPDS, from the coding sequence ATGGGGTTCCGACGGAATCGTTTTTTAGGTTGGCTTCCTCAACTTAATCCTCAAATTTTTATTTTAGCAATCGGTCGATTACTATCCCAAACAGGGACAGGATTTACCTTGTTTTATGCTCCAATTTTCTTTGTCAATCAAGTAGGATTATCCTCTACAGCCGTTGGATTAAGTTTAGGTTTAGCTCAAATTTCAGGAATTTTGGGTCGATTTTTAGCGGGTTCGTTATGTGATTCTCCCCGTTGGGGTCGTCGGTTTACCTTGTTAATTTCAGCCGTTATTTCAGCGATTTCTTCTTTTATTTTAGCCGTCGCGAATGATTTTACCGGAGTCGTTTTAGGGAATTTATTGCTGGGTTTAGGAATTGGACTATATTGGCCAGCGACAGAAGCAGTTGTTGCTGATTTAACAACAGGAAAACAGCGCAATGAAGCTTATGCGTTGACGAGATTAGGGGATAATGTCGGTTTACAATTGGGAATCATTTTAGGGGGATTAATTATTAGTACGTCTGGTAACTATCGAGCGTTATTTATCATTGATGGAATTTCTTTTATTGTGTTTTTTGGAGTAATTTTTGCAGCGATTCAAGAAACAAATACCACTTTAAATCAATCTCAGACTGAGCAAAAAGGATGGGGGGCAAACTGGTGGGTTGCGTTACGCGATCGCACCTTGTTAATTTATGTTATTGTTAATATTATGTTTACTATTTATATTTCTCAAATAAATAGTACCCTTCCCCTTTATTTTAATAAATTTGTACAAGGAGGACTTTCTGCGGGGGTAATCAGTTGGTTATTTATTGGCTATACTGCCATTTCTGTTATCTTTTTATTACCGATTTCTCGATGGTTAAATCGGTTTAGCCATTCTCAAGCATTGAGCATTTCTGCTCTTTTGTGGGGAGTCGGATATATTGTGATTGCTTGGACGGGAATGGTAGAAAACCAGGCGTTAATTTTAGCCAGTTTAGGCTTAGGAATTTTAGCCATTGCGGTTGTTTGTTATACTCCTGCTTCTGCGTCGTTAGTCGCTGATTTAGCACCTGATTCTTTACGCGGAATTTACCTAGCCATTAATGCTCAATGTTGGGGAATCGGGTATTTAATTGGGCCACCTTTAGGCGGTTGGGCACTGGATCAAAGCCCTGAAATCGTGTATAATTTTTGGGTAAGTCTGGCGTTTAGTATTATTATTGCCCTATTCATTTTGAAAATTCTTGATCGTAAAATTAAACTTCAAAAGCAGGTTAATCTAAAGCCAGATTCATAA
- a CDS encoding Dabb family protein → MIQHLVLLKFKPEVTPDQIDQIFTHLAELKHLIPGIIGFNGGPYSSPEGLNQGFTHGFIMTFETADHRDAYLPHPEHEKVKAMVLNYLDDLIAFDFDVSP, encoded by the coding sequence ATGATTCAACACCTCGTTTTGCTCAAGTTTAAACCCGAAGTTACTCCCGACCAAATTGATCAGATATTTACTCATTTAGCTGAACTTAAACATTTAATTCCGGGGATAATTGGGTTTAATGGTGGCCCCTATTCTAGTCCTGAAGGATTAAATCAAGGCTTCACTCATGGATTTATTATGACCTTTGAAACAGCCGACCATCGAGATGCTTATTTACCCCATCCTGAACATGAGAAAGTTAAAGCAATGGTCTTAAATTATTTAGATGATTTGATCGCTTTTGATTTTGATGTTTCCCCCTAA